From Aerosticca soli, a single genomic window includes:
- the flhB gene encoding flagellar biosynthesis protein FlhB, translated as MAEHDDDQERTEQPSEKRLKEAREKGDVPRSRDLSGALVVLAALAALLAGAPSAYVHARRIYTLGLAYDRAALFSDALPARVLAGALREALALFAPIALAALAACFAAPALLGGLLFSGQALTPKFERLDPLAGLRRIFAMRALEELAKSLLKLVLIGAGLALLLKHWEGELLATGTGAVVPGIVRGLGLLGRAALMLAGMLALIGGLDALYQKYDYGKRLRMTRQELKDEAKETEGNPEIKSRVRRVQYEMSRRRMMQALPKADVVVTNPTHFAVALVYDEGRAGAPRVIAKGVDELARQIRQVAAAHRIPEVQAPPLARALYATTALDREIPVTLYVAVAQVLAYVYQLKQAAQRGDVPPVAPNPEIDPDLMGPYRPGP; from the coding sequence ATGGCCGAGCACGACGACGACCAGGAACGCACCGAACAACCTTCGGAAAAACGCCTCAAGGAGGCGCGCGAGAAGGGCGACGTCCCGCGCTCGCGCGATCTTTCCGGCGCGCTGGTGGTGCTGGCCGCGCTCGCCGCCTTGCTCGCCGGCGCGCCCTCGGCTTACGTGCACGCCCGGCGCATCTACACGCTCGGGCTGGCCTACGATCGCGCGGCGCTGTTTTCCGATGCGCTGCCCGCGCGGGTGCTCGCCGGTGCACTGCGCGAGGCGCTGGCCTTGTTCGCGCCGATCGCGTTGGCCGCGTTGGCGGCCTGCTTCGCCGCGCCGGCGCTGCTCGGCGGGCTCCTGTTCAGCGGCCAGGCGCTCACGCCCAAGTTCGAGCGGCTCGATCCGCTGGCCGGCCTGCGCCGCATCTTCGCCATGCGCGCCCTGGAGGAGCTGGCCAAGTCGCTGCTCAAGCTGGTGCTGATCGGTGCCGGGCTCGCCCTGCTGCTCAAGCACTGGGAGGGCGAGCTGCTGGCCACCGGCACCGGCGCGGTGGTGCCCGGCATCGTGCGCGGGCTGGGCCTGCTCGGGCGCGCGGCGCTGATGCTGGCCGGCATGCTCGCGCTGATCGGCGGCCTGGATGCGCTGTACCAGAAGTACGACTACGGCAAGCGCCTGCGCATGACCCGCCAGGAACTCAAGGACGAGGCCAAGGAAACCGAGGGCAACCCGGAGATCAAGAGCCGCGTGCGCCGCGTGCAGTACGAGATGTCGCGCCGGCGGATGATGCAGGCGCTGCCCAAGGCCGACGTGGTGGTGACCAACCCGACCCATTTCGCGGTGGCGCTGGTCTATGACGAAGGCCGCGCCGGCGCGCCGCGGGTGATCGCCAAGGGCGTGGACGAACTGGCCCGGCAGATCCGCCAGGTGGCCGCCGCGCACCGCATTCCCGAGGTCCAGGCGCCGCCGTTGGCACGAGCCTTGTATGCCACTACCGCGCTGGACCGCGAGATCCCGGTGACGCTGTACGTGGCGGTGGCGCAGGTGCTGGCCTACGTCTACCAGTTGAAACAGGCCGCCCAGCGCGGCGACGTTCCGCCCGTCGCGCCCAATCCCGAGATCGACCCGGACCTGATGGGCCCGTACCGGCCCGGCCCCTGA
- the flhA gene encoding flagellar biosynthesis protein FlhA — protein MAAIGVLDNLKTIGRRGIGAPIMLLAALAMLMLPLPPFLLDMLFSFNIALSLVILLAVIYVMRPLEFAAFPTVVLGATLLRLALNIASTRVVLLHGHDGPGAAGKVIEAFGEFVIGGNFAVGLVVFAILTIINFVVVTKGATRVSEVTARFTLDAMPGKQMAIDADLNAGLLTQEQARERRQEVREEADFYGSMDGASKFVRGDATAGILILFINIIGGFIVGVMQHGLSAGEAARTYTLLSIGDGLVAQVPSLMLSIATAVIVTRVSRAQDMGKQVVSQLFGQPRVLAVAGAVLGVMGLIPGMPNLAFLLLGGILGGAAYLKLKRERETREKLAAPAAETPAPAAPAERMELSWEDLSGVDPLGLEVGYRLIPLVDVHQGGELMGRIKSVRRKLSQELGFLIPPVHIRDNLDLGPNTYRITLMGVSMGEAEVYTDRLLAINPGHVHGPLNGIATRDPAFGLEAVWIEPGLRETAQGLGYTVVDPATVIATHLSHILGNHAHELLSHQDVQQLLDRLAQTAPKLVEELVPKRLPLGVVVKVLQNLLAERVPIRNMRTIVETLAEHAGQSQDPGVLTAAVRVALGRQIVQEIAGLDTEIPVITLAPELEQILMNSLSGSGPAGAAVEPGLADRLQQAVAEAARRQEMNGEPAVLLVPPALRPWLARFTRHVAQNLHVLAYNEVPDNRRVRLVQALGR, from the coding sequence ATGGCCGCGATCGGCGTGCTCGACAACCTGAAGACGATCGGCCGGCGCGGCATCGGCGCGCCGATCATGCTGCTGGCCGCGCTGGCGATGCTGATGCTGCCGCTGCCGCCGTTCCTGCTGGACATGCTGTTCAGCTTCAACATCGCGCTGTCGCTGGTGATCCTGCTGGCGGTGATCTACGTGATGCGGCCGCTGGAGTTCGCCGCCTTCCCGACCGTGGTGCTTGGCGCCACGCTGCTGCGCCTGGCGCTCAACATCGCCTCCACCCGCGTGGTGCTGCTGCACGGCCACGACGGCCCCGGCGCCGCCGGCAAGGTGATCGAGGCGTTCGGCGAGTTCGTCATCGGCGGCAACTTCGCCGTCGGCCTGGTGGTCTTTGCCATCCTCACCATCATCAATTTCGTGGTGGTGACCAAGGGCGCCACCCGCGTGTCGGAAGTCACCGCGCGCTTCACCCTGGACGCGATGCCCGGCAAGCAGATGGCCATCGACGCCGATCTCAACGCCGGTTTGTTGACGCAGGAACAGGCCCGCGAGCGCCGCCAGGAAGTGCGCGAGGAGGCCGATTTCTACGGCTCCATGGACGGCGCTTCCAAGTTCGTGCGCGGCGATGCCACCGCCGGCATCCTGATCCTGTTCATCAACATCATCGGCGGTTTCATCGTCGGGGTGATGCAGCACGGGCTGTCCGCCGGCGAGGCGGCGCGCACCTACACCCTGCTCAGCATCGGCGACGGCCTGGTGGCGCAGGTGCCCTCGCTGATGCTCTCGATCGCCACCGCGGTCATCGTCACCCGCGTCTCGCGCGCGCAGGACATGGGCAAGCAGGTGGTGAGCCAGCTGTTCGGCCAGCCGCGCGTGCTGGCGGTGGCCGGCGCGGTGCTCGGCGTGATGGGGCTGATTCCGGGCATGCCCAACCTCGCCTTCCTGCTGCTCGGCGGCATCCTGGGCGGCGCGGCCTACCTCAAGCTCAAGCGCGAGCGCGAGACCCGCGAAAAGCTCGCCGCACCGGCCGCCGAAACGCCCGCGCCGGCCGCGCCGGCCGAACGCATGGAGCTGTCCTGGGAGGATCTGTCCGGCGTCGATCCGCTGGGGCTGGAGGTGGGCTACCGGCTGATTCCGCTGGTGGACGTGCACCAGGGCGGCGAGCTCATGGGGCGGATCAAGTCGGTGCGCCGCAAGCTGTCGCAGGAACTCGGCTTCCTGATCCCGCCGGTGCACATCCGCGACAACCTCGACCTTGGCCCCAACACCTACCGCATCACCCTGATGGGCGTGTCCATGGGCGAGGCGGAGGTGTATACCGACCGCCTGCTGGCGATCAATCCGGGCCACGTGCACGGCCCGCTGAACGGCATCGCCACCCGGGATCCGGCGTTCGGGCTGGAGGCGGTGTGGATCGAGCCTGGCCTACGCGAGACCGCGCAGGGGCTGGGCTATACGGTGGTCGACCCGGCCACCGTCATCGCCACGCATCTTTCGCACATTCTGGGCAACCACGCCCACGAACTGCTGAGCCATCAGGACGTGCAGCAGCTCCTGGACCGGCTGGCGCAGACCGCGCCCAAGCTGGTCGAGGAACTGGTGCCCAAGCGGCTGCCGCTCGGCGTGGTGGTCAAGGTGCTGCAGAACCTGCTCGCCGAACGGGTGCCGATCCGCAACATGCGCACCATCGTCGAAACCTTGGCGGAACACGCCGGCCAGAGTCAGGATCCCGGCGTGCTGACCGCCGCCGTGCGGGTGGCGCTCGGGCGCCAGATCGTGCAGGAGATCGCCGGCCTGGACACCGAGATCCCGGTCATCACCCTGGCGCCGGAGCTCGAGCAGATCCTGATGAACTCGCTCTCCGGCAGCGGTCCGGCCGGCGCGGCGGTGGAGCCGGGGCTGGCCGACCGTCTGCAGCAGGCGGTGGCCGAGGCGGCGCGGCGCCAGGAAATGAACGGCGAGCCGGCGGTGCTGCTGGTGCCGCCGGCCCTGCGGCCCTGGCTCGCCCGCTTCACCCGGCATGTGGCACAAAACCTGCACGTGCTCGCCTACAACGAAGTGCCCGACAACCGCCGCGTGCGGCTGGTGCAGGCGCTGGGACGTTGA
- the flhF gene encoding flagellar biosynthesis protein FlhF, whose amino-acid sequence MKIKRFVAPDMRQAMRLVREEQGPDAVILSTRRLDEGIEVIAAVDYDEALVREAASQGVPLPAVAPAEPAPEPTRAAARPLPRDPSAAGREETAAARMDRPAAPVAASTAGAAPGRHDTASRRAAQPAGVDMPSPAVGAPSLARRDAAAARPDTPAPARGTAGRRETDADTAGHAAPGVHPLLERTAADTRHLRVELDDLRDMLEMQLSSLVWNDMERRQPLRARILRELTRLGVDADVARRLADGLPAELNPEQARYLPLGLLGRALRVGARELAGAPGMLALVGPTGVGKTTTVAKLAAHAARRHGPGQVALVSTDHYRIGGAAQLEHYGRLLGVRVYPADDAASLRQVLRMLEGKHTVLVDTAGVAGCDPRLEQQMDVLNEVAHSGEVSLRACLVLAANAQAQALDEAVRAYLPLAPGACILTKLDEAPCLGGALSVLIRHQLALDYTADGQRVPEDIAVADARTLVCRAAKGTRQQPPVDDELMAERFGLAMA is encoded by the coding sequence ATGAAAATCAAGCGATTCGTGGCGCCGGACATGCGCCAGGCCATGCGCCTGGTGCGCGAGGAACAGGGTCCCGATGCGGTGATCCTGTCCACCCGCCGGTTGGACGAGGGCATCGAGGTGATCGCCGCCGTCGATTACGACGAGGCGCTGGTGCGCGAGGCGGCCAGCCAGGGCGTGCCGTTGCCGGCCGTGGCACCGGCCGAGCCGGCGCCTGAACCGACGCGCGCCGCCGCCCGGCCGCTGCCGCGAGACCCGTCCGCAGCGGGGCGCGAGGAGACGGCCGCGGCGCGGATGGACCGGCCCGCCGCGCCCGTCGCGGCCAGCACCGCGGGCGCGGCGCCGGGGCGCCATGACACCGCGTCGCGTCGTGCCGCCCAACCGGCCGGCGTCGACATGCCGTCGCCTGCCGTCGGCGCGCCGTCGCTCGCCCGACGCGATGCCGCCGCGGCGCGCCCAGACACCCCCGCGCCCGCCCGGGGGACGGCGGGTCGTCGTGAGACGGATGCCGACACAGCGGGTCATGCCGCACCGGGTGTACATCCGCTGCTCGAGCGCACCGCCGCCGACACCCGGCACCTGCGCGTGGAACTCGACGATCTGCGCGACATGCTGGAGATGCAGCTGTCCAGCCTGGTCTGGAACGACATGGAGCGGCGCCAGCCGCTGCGCGCGCGCATCCTGCGCGAACTCACCCGACTCGGCGTCGATGCCGACGTCGCGCGCCGGCTGGCCGACGGACTGCCCGCCGAGCTCAACCCGGAGCAGGCCCGTTACCTGCCGCTCGGCCTGCTCGGCCGGGCGCTGCGGGTCGGCGCCCGCGAGCTCGCCGGCGCTCCCGGCATGCTGGCGCTGGTTGGTCCGACCGGGGTTGGCAAGACCACCACCGTGGCCAAGCTGGCCGCCCACGCCGCGCGCCGGCACGGACCGGGCCAAGTGGCGCTGGTCAGCACCGATCACTACCGCATCGGCGGCGCGGCCCAGCTCGAGCATTACGGCCGTCTGCTCGGCGTGCGTGTCTACCCCGCCGACGACGCGGCCAGCCTGCGCCAGGTCCTGCGCATGCTGGAAGGCAAGCACACCGTGCTGGTGGACACCGCGGGCGTGGCCGGCTGCGACCCACGTCTGGAACAGCAGATGGACGTGCTGAACGAGGTGGCGCACAGCGGCGAGGTCAGCCTGCGTGCCTGCCTGGTGCTGGCCGCCAATGCCCAGGCGCAGGCGCTGGACGAGGCGGTGCGCGCCTACCTGCCGCTGGCGCCCGGCGCCTGCATCCTCACCAAGTTGGACGAGGCGCCGTGTCTGGGCGGCGCGCTGTCGGTGCTGATCCGCCACCAGCTGGCGCTGGACTACACCGCCGACGGCCAGCGCGTCCCCGAGGACATCGCGGTGGCCGACGCCCGCACCCTGGTGTGCCGGGCGGCCAAGGGCACCCGGCAGCAACCGCCGGTGGACGACGAACTGATGGCCGAGCGTTTCGGCCTGGCGATGGCTTGA
- a CDS encoding MinD/ParA family ATP-binding protein, protein MNERPAMHQAGGLFHMFGGQPGMPLPIGDQAAGLGRAARPCRAIAVTGGKGGVGKTTVAVNLGMALAQAGRETLLLDADLGLANVDVLLGLSPGRHLGHLLDGTASLPELIVEAPHGLKIIPAGSGARRLAQLGNTEHAAVIRAFDELPRPPEFLLVDTAAGISDGVAMFAAATDEVLLVVCDEPASLTDAYAMMKVLSRDFGVRRFRMLANMVRHAGEAQALHQKLSRVCDRFLDISLEYVGLIPHDERLRQAIRRQSAVVDLWPASRAGQAFKQLAQSVDTWCEPARAGRDRIAFFGGRPEPVTGW, encoded by the coding sequence ATGAACGAGAGACCGGCAATGCACCAGGCGGGCGGGTTGTTCCACATGTTCGGCGGCCAACCCGGCATGCCGCTGCCGATCGGCGACCAGGCGGCCGGGCTCGGCCGGGCGGCGCGCCCGTGCCGCGCCATCGCGGTCACCGGCGGCAAGGGCGGGGTGGGCAAGACCACGGTGGCGGTGAACCTCGGCATGGCGCTCGCCCAGGCCGGGCGCGAGACGCTGCTGCTGGATGCCGACCTTGGCCTGGCCAACGTCGACGTGCTGCTCGGCCTCAGCCCGGGCCGCCATCTGGGCCACCTGCTCGACGGCACCGCCAGCCTGCCCGAACTCATCGTCGAGGCGCCGCACGGGCTCAAGATCATTCCCGCCGGCTCCGGCGCGCGGCGCCTGGCGCAGCTCGGCAACACCGAGCACGCGGCGGTGATCCGCGCCTTCGACGAGCTGCCGCGGCCGCCCGAGTTCCTGCTGGTCGACACGGCCGCCGGCATTTCCGACGGCGTGGCGATGTTCGCCGCCGCCACCGACGAAGTGCTGCTGGTGGTCTGCGACGAACCGGCCTCGCTGACCGACGCCTACGCGATGATGAAAGTCTTGAGCCGCGACTTTGGCGTGCGCCGCTTCCGCATGCTGGCCAACATGGTGCGCCATGCCGGCGAGGCGCAGGCGCTGCACCAGAAGCTCTCGCGGGTGTGTGACCGCTTTCTCGACATCAGCCTGGAATACGTGGGCTTGATTCCGCACGACGAGCGCCTGCGCCAGGCGATCCGCCGGCAAAGCGCGGTGGTGGACCTGTGGCCGGCCAGCCGCGCCGGCCAGGCATTCAAGCAATTGGCCCAGTCGGTCGATACATGGTGCGAACCCGCGCGCGCGGGCCGGGACCGCATCGCTTTCTTCGGCGGCCGGCCCGAACCGGTGACGGGGTGGTGA
- a CDS encoding RNA polymerase sigma factor FliA gives MSVASEYLQLQKQSADELVRQHAPLVRRIAYHLMGRLPPSVDVGDLIQAGMIGLLEAARNYVTDRAASFETYAGIRIRGAMLDELRKSDWTPRSVHRKVREMAEVVRQIEIETGADADDAEVMKRLGMSPEEYHAALADAASARLLSLTAPDEGEGAAALEVADPDGLGPAESIEQDGLREALIAAIGSLPEREQLVMSLYYEQELNLKEIGAVLGVTESRVCQIHGQAVVRLRARLAGWRDGGGDLESGGGKPKKTARPSSGAPRR, from the coding sequence ATGAGCGTGGCCTCGGAATATCTGCAGCTGCAAAAACAGAGCGCGGACGAGCTGGTGCGTCAACACGCACCGCTGGTGCGCCGTATCGCCTATCACCTGATGGGGCGGCTGCCGCCGAGCGTGGACGTCGGCGATCTGATCCAGGCCGGCATGATCGGCCTGCTGGAGGCGGCGCGGAACTACGTCACCGACCGCGCGGCCAGTTTCGAGACCTATGCCGGCATCCGCATCCGCGGCGCCATGCTCGACGAGCTGCGCAAGAGCGACTGGACCCCGCGCTCGGTGCATCGCAAGGTGCGCGAGATGGCCGAGGTGGTGCGCCAGATCGAGATCGAGACCGGCGCCGATGCCGACGATGCCGAGGTGATGAAGCGGCTGGGCATGTCGCCGGAGGAATACCACGCCGCGCTGGCCGACGCCGCCAGCGCGCGGCTGCTCAGCCTGACCGCGCCGGACGAGGGCGAGGGCGCCGCGGCGCTGGAAGTGGCCGATCCGGATGGCCTCGGGCCGGCCGAGAGCATCGAGCAGGACGGCCTGCGCGAGGCGCTGATCGCCGCGATCGGCTCGCTGCCCGAGCGCGAGCAGCTGGTCATGTCGCTCTATTACGAGCAGGAGTTGAACTTGAAGGAGATCGGCGCCGTGCTCGGGGTCACCGAGTCGCGCGTGTGCCAGATCCACGGCCAGGCGGTCGTGCGCCTGCGTGCGCGCCTGGCCGGCTGGCGCGACGGCGGCGGCGACCTGGAATCGGGCGGTGGCAAGCCGAAAAAAACCGCCCGTCCGTCCTCCGGCGCCCCGCGACGATGA
- the cheY gene encoding chemotaxis response regulator CheY: protein MDKNLKILVVDDFSTMRRIIRNLLVELGFSNPLIQEADDGNSALALLRNQPFDLVITDWNMPNMTGIDLLRAIRAEPALKALPVLMVTAENNRDQIIAAAQAGVNGYIVKPFTAVTLEEKLTRIFERIAASGASA from the coding sequence ATGGACAAGAACCTGAAGATCCTCGTGGTGGACGATTTCTCCACCATGCGGCGCATCATCCGCAACCTGCTGGTCGAGCTCGGTTTCAGCAATCCGCTGATCCAGGAGGCCGACGACGGCAACAGCGCGCTGGCGTTGCTGCGCAACCAGCCGTTCGATCTGGTGATCACCGACTGGAACATGCCCAACATGACCGGCATCGACCTGCTGCGCGCGATCCGTGCGGAGCCCGCGCTCAAGGCGTTGCCGGTGCTGATGGTCACCGCCGAGAACAACCGCGACCAGATCATCGCCGCCGCCCAGGCCGGCGTGAACGGCTACATCGTCAAGCCCTTCACCGCGGTCACCCTGGAAGAAAAACTCACCCGCATCTTCGAGCGCATCGCCGCCAGCGGAGCCAGCGCATGA
- a CDS encoding protein phosphatase CheZ: protein MNTPVLPSIDHTHLPPELRALLDSPDGAAFEAALDRLVRQREQQLFRALGLLARDLHEAVRRLGSELAQEGVPGSVADARRHLNDVLEMSAQAAHRSIDFAERMRPEAEALAANAREVLAFTDSPTDPAAVLARQAGDFAERCSQGLADMVMAQSWQDLSGQRIQKVVDFIGSVESALLELVQLTGALAGGEPARAAQRISSQEEADRLLSEFGF from the coding sequence ATGAACACGCCCGTCCTGCCCAGCATCGACCATACCCATCTGCCGCCCGAACTGCGCGCGCTGCTCGACAGTCCCGACGGCGCCGCCTTCGAGGCCGCGCTGGACCGCCTGGTGCGCCAGCGCGAACAGCAGCTCTTCCGCGCACTCGGCCTGCTCGCCCGCGACCTGCACGAGGCGGTGCGCCGGCTCGGCAGTGAACTGGCCCAGGAAGGCGTGCCCGGCAGCGTTGCCGACGCCCGCCGGCACTTGAACGACGTGCTGGAAATGAGCGCGCAGGCCGCGCACCGCAGCATCGACTTCGCCGAACGCATGCGTCCGGAGGCCGAGGCGCTGGCCGCCAATGCGCGCGAGGTGCTGGCCTTCACCGACAGCCCCACCGATCCGGCCGCGGTGCTCGCGCGCCAGGCCGGCGACTTCGCCGAGCGCTGCAGCCAGGGGCTGGCCGACATGGTCATGGCGCAGTCCTGGCAGGACCTGTCCGGGCAGCGCATCCAGAAGGTGGTCGATTTCATCGGCAGCGTGGAGAGCGCCCTCCTGGAGCTGGTGCAGCTCACCGGGGCGCTGGCCGGCGGCGAACCGGCGCGTGCGGCCCAGCGCATCTCCAGCCAGGAAGAAGCCGACCGCCTGCTCAGCGAGTTCGGTTTCTGA
- a CDS encoding chemotaxis protein CheA, with amino-acid sequence MDPSLDGELRADFLLEARELTERLGEQLVALEATPRDGELLNAVFRAFHTLKGGAGFLGLQPMVELCHHAEDLLNAARNGALVLDAAQMDALLAALDRLDGMLAALGAGAALEPPPAELLERLRPGAAPPAAAPVAAPAPAPAPAPAPAPAPAANGGIDDQEFEALLDSLYGKAAPGTVEPAPLPASVPAAAPSAGAAPIADDEFEALLDQLHGKGGAPGAVPSAAPPAPAPVPPSAPVAAPAPAPAAAAAHPPAESTVRVDTARLDNLVNQAGELLLVRNRVQRLAARAGDESLNDAAGELDRVADELQGAVLGMRMQPVGRLFQRFPRIVRDLSRQLGKEVELVLEGEDTELDRSLVEALADPMVHLVRNALDHGLERPEERERAGKPRKGVLRLAASQRGERIVITVGDDGRGMDPELLRRKAVEKGLLDAAQAARLSETECYELIFRPGFSTAAKVSDISGRGVGMDVVKTRMAELGGTLQVRSKLGQGTELELAVPLTLAILRVLMVHVGGRLFALPLANVEEVFELAAGQDRPLDGRIVAAHRGRALPLADLAGWAGVNARGRHVVVLHVGHQRFGCLVHEVLGREDVMVKPLGHLFDGVPGVAGATITGDGRLALVLDLAGLIDRDGQLLDALRICA; translated from the coding sequence ATGGACCCGAGCCTGGATGGCGAACTGCGCGCGGATTTCCTGCTCGAGGCCCGGGAGCTCACCGAGCGCCTGGGCGAGCAGCTGGTGGCGCTGGAAGCCACCCCGCGCGACGGCGAGCTGCTGAACGCGGTATTCCGCGCGTTCCACACCCTCAAGGGCGGCGCCGGCTTCCTCGGCCTCCAGCCGATGGTCGAGCTGTGCCATCACGCCGAGGATCTGCTCAACGCCGCGCGCAACGGCGCCCTGGTGCTCGATGCCGCGCAGATGGATGCCCTGCTGGCCGCGCTGGACCGGCTGGACGGCATGCTCGCCGCGCTCGGCGCCGGGGCGGCGCTGGAGCCCCCGCCGGCCGAGCTGCTCGAACGCCTGCGTCCGGGCGCCGCGCCGCCGGCTGCCGCACCGGTCGCCGCACCCGCGCCGGCACCGGCACCGGCACCGGCACCGGCACCGGCACCGGCGGCGAATGGCGGCATCGACGATCAGGAGTTCGAGGCGCTGCTCGACAGCCTCTACGGCAAGGCCGCGCCCGGCACGGTCGAGCCGGCGCCCTTGCCGGCCTCCGTCCCCGCCGCCGCGCCCTCTGCCGGTGCCGCGCCGATCGCCGACGATGAGTTCGAGGCCCTGCTCGACCAGCTGCACGGCAAGGGCGGGGCACCCGGGGCGGTTCCGTCTGCAGCGCCGCCCGCGCCTGCGCCCGTGCCGCCGTCTGCGCCGGTCGCCGCGCCTGCGCCTGCGCCCGCCGCGGCGGCGGCCCATCCGCCGGCGGAAAGCACCGTGCGCGTGGACACTGCGCGGCTGGACAATCTGGTCAATCAGGCCGGCGAGTTGCTGCTGGTCCGCAACCGCGTGCAGCGGCTGGCCGCCCGCGCCGGCGACGAGTCGCTCAACGATGCCGCCGGCGAGCTGGACCGCGTGGCCGACGAACTGCAGGGCGCCGTGCTCGGCATGCGCATGCAGCCGGTCGGGCGCCTGTTCCAGCGTTTCCCGCGCATCGTGCGCGACCTCTCCCGCCAGCTCGGCAAGGAGGTCGAGCTGGTGCTCGAAGGCGAGGACACCGAGCTCGACCGCAGTCTGGTCGAGGCGCTGGCCGATCCGATGGTGCACCTGGTCCGCAATGCGCTCGACCACGGCCTCGAACGGCCCGAGGAGCGCGAGCGCGCCGGCAAGCCGCGCAAGGGCGTGCTGCGCCTGGCGGCGAGCCAGCGCGGCGAGCGCATCGTGATCACGGTGGGCGACGACGGTCGCGGCATGGACCCGGAACTCCTGCGCCGCAAGGCGGTGGAAAAGGGCCTGCTGGATGCCGCGCAGGCGGCCCGGCTCAGCGAAACGGAGTGTTACGAGCTCATCTTCCGGCCGGGTTTTTCCACCGCGGCCAAGGTGTCGGACATCTCCGGCCGCGGCGTGGGCATGGACGTGGTCAAGACGCGCATGGCCGAGCTCGGCGGCACCTTGCAGGTGCGTTCGAAACTCGGCCAGGGCACCGAGCTCGAGCTTGCCGTGCCGCTCACCCTGGCGATCCTGCGCGTGCTGATGGTGCACGTCGGCGGCCGTCTGTTCGCGTTGCCGCTGGCCAACGTCGAGGAAGTGTTCGAGCTCGCCGCAGGCCAGGACCGTCCGCTGGACGGACGCATCGTCGCCGCGCACCGCGGCCGCGCGCTGCCGCTGGCCGACCTGGCCGGCTGGGCCGGGGTGAACGCCCGCGGCCGGCACGTCGTCGTGCTGCACGTCGGCCACCAGCGCTTCGGCTGCCTGGTGCACGAGGTGCTCGGCCGCGAGGACGTCATGGTCAAGCCGCTCGGCCACCTGTTCGACGGCGTGCCCGGCGTCGCCGGCGCCACCATCACCGGCGACGGCCGGCTGGCGCTGGTGCTCGACCTCGCCGGGCTGATCGACCGCGACGGCCAGCTGCTCGATGCCCTGCGGATCTGCGCCTGA
- a CDS encoding flagellar motor protein codes for MDIVSIIGTVLAFVVIIVGTILKGSTIDALFNPAAFVIVFVGTFAALLVQTPGAVLRRALGMLPMIYKPPRLEPDNLIARIVGWSEISRRQGLLGLEPQIDAEPDAFIGKGLQLLVDGGEPEMIRSVLEVELEAREHSDMLAARVFENAGTYSPTMGIIGAVMGLMAVMQNLADPSKLGHGIAAAFVATIYGVALANLLMLPMAARLKGLIRAQSQIRLILIEGLVSIARGENPRQIEARLKGYLA; via the coding sequence ATGGACATCGTCAGCATCATCGGCACGGTGCTGGCCTTCGTGGTCATCATCGTCGGCACCATCCTCAAGGGCTCGACGATCGATGCGCTGTTCAACCCGGCGGCGTTCGTGATCGTGTTCGTCGGCACCTTCGCCGCGCTGCTGGTGCAGACGCCGGGGGCGGTGCTCAGGCGCGCGCTCGGCATGCTGCCGATGATCTACAAGCCGCCGCGCCTGGAGCCGGACAACCTCATCGCGCGCATCGTCGGCTGGAGCGAGATCTCGCGCCGGCAGGGTCTGCTCGGCCTCGAGCCGCAGATCGACGCCGAGCCCGATGCCTTCATCGGCAAGGGGCTGCAGCTCTTGGTCGACGGCGGCGAGCCGGAGATGATCCGCAGTGTGCTGGAGGTCGAGCTCGAGGCGCGCGAACACAGCGACATGCTGGCCGCGCGGGTGTTCGAGAACGCCGGCACCTATTCGCCGACCATGGGCATCATCGGCGCGGTCATGGGGCTCATGGCGGTGATGCAGAACCTCGCCGATCCGAGCAAGCTCGGCCACGGCATCGCCGCCGCCTTCGTCGCCACCATCTACGGCGTGGCGCTGGCCAATTTGCTGATGCTGCCGATGGCGGCGCGACTCAAGGGCCTGATCCGCGCGCAGTCGCAGATCCGGCTGATCCTGATCGAGGGGCTGGTGTCGATCGCCCGTGGCGAGAATCCCCGCCAGATCGAGGCCCGGCTCAAGGGTTACCTGGCATGA